The following DNA comes from Candidatus Aminicenantes bacterium.
CAACTTTTCCTGCTAGAAACCGCGGGCGTAAAAGTTCCACAAATGATCGCCCAGGTCCCAGTAGCGGTTGACCAGTGCATCGGCGAACTGGTGGGAGTATTGCGTAAGCAGGCGGTTCGCGGCCCGGGGGTCCGTGGGATAGAGCTCCATGTAATCCGCTTCCAGGCGCGGCACTTCGCGGTCGGCCTTTTGCTCGTACTCCCGCATTGTCTTTTCAACCAACTCGCGGCACAGGTCCCAGCGGATCATGGCCAACTTGGCCACGCGGCGGAACGCCCAGGTGGCGGAATCACGGCGGAATTTCTCTTGTGATCCCACTTTGTAAGAGGGCAATACCGCTTCCATGCCCATGTACAGGGGCACTTTTACCGTCATGGCCGGATTGTCCAGGCCGAACCAGACACGGCCGCCCAAGTCATCGGGCAGCCAGCCCCGGGCCTGCACGATGGTGTGGTAGGCGCAGTACTCCACCGCGATGGGGCGGTGCCGCACGACCACATCCTCTTTCAGGGTGTTGAGCAGGGTGCGCATGTGGCGGGACATCCAGGCATTGACCGCCGGGCTCTTAACGGTTTCCTCTTCTCCGCTTTTGCGGTCTTTCTGCGTCACCATCAGGTTTCTGGTCATATCGTATTCCGAACCTTCATAGTCGGCTTTAAACAATTCAACCATCTTTTGCAATGAGACCGGCTTTTCCGGTTTTACGCTGAACGGCAACTCGTCCGCGTTAAAGTCCAGGTTCAGCGACGGCGCCAATCGGCTAAACACCCAGTACTCGCGGATGGTGAAGGGCTTGCCCGAGTAACTGTCGCCATAGGCCTTGTAAAACTTGAAAGGTTCTTTTTTCGGGTCCCACCACTTGTTTTTTTCGGCCAGCTTGAACACGTTCTCAGACGCCATAAAGTAGTCCGGGTTGTCCAGGTCGAGTTCAGCAATGCGGCTGATATTGGCCGAAACCCCCACATGATCGTCGGGAATGCGCTGGGCCGCCCACACCCCGCCCAATTTGTCTTTGCCCGGACCCAGGATCTCCATTTGCCACGCTTCGTTGGGATCGATAATGGTGATGCACTCCCCGCTGTCACAATATCCGTATTCCTCGATAAGCCGGCCGATCAGGCGGATGGCCTCACGGGCGGTGCGGCAACGTTCCAGGGCGATGCGTTGCAGTTCTTCAATTTGAAATATGCCCTTATCGCTTTTCAATTCCTTGCGCCCGTTAAAGGTGGATTCCCCCATGCCCAATTGGTGTTCGTTCATGCAGGGATACGCGGTGTTCAAAAAACGGAAGGTTCGGGGAACCTGGGGAATCTCGCCCAGTTTCTTTATCACGCGTTTGTCGCCGGCAAAGAAGTTGTGCATGCTTCCTTTGTAAATGGCCGTTTTTTCGCCCGGTTTATGTGTCCCTCCGGGAACGAATTCGATCCAGGTACGGTAGTTGGAATCGCAGGTATGGGAGGTCATGACCGATCCGTCGGCGCTGGCGAGCCGGCCCACGGTAATAATGGTGCAACTGTCTTTTATTCTGGCGTCATCTATTACTTCCGCTACTTCCGCAAAACCGGCTGTGGGAAACAGAAGCAGGATGGCAACCCATGTAATCAGACTGCGGCAATATGTCATCTCTTTTCTCCTTAAAACCCTTGCGTTGAACCCGGGAATGTGGATTCAGCCTGCGACAAGCAATTGTCATCAATGGTCATACATAGATGAAGATCATGGAAAAGTCAACTGCGATACTGTCCGGAATTTGTCACACCTTTTGCCTTTCCGGGTTGGAAACGATATTGCTCTCCATCTGGCAGGAGGTGCCAAATGAAACACCTGAAAGCCATTATGTTGATCCTGATCCTGGCAACGGGAACCGGATTCGCCCAAGGGTATTATGGCGACGACTACGCCGAACCTTACGAAAACTACAACGATGCTTACCTCAATTACGACTACGGCTATGAGAGCGCCCGGCCCTGGTTGAGCCGTCACAACGGCCCGGTATACTACTGGACCCACCCGTACCGGGACGTGTACTTCGTGTTGGTTGGCCCCAGGGTCTTTGTGATTCCCATCTATGAACTCAGCCGTATCGGGCACCGCCTGCACTGGAGCCTGGTCTCCATGAACCGCTTCATCCGCCTCTCCTGTTTCGGTCTTCCCTACTACGACAGTTACATGCGCTTCAACTACTACTACAACCATTACCGCCGCTACAGCTACAATCGCTATCACAACCGCTATCTGCGTGACCGCTATCGCCGCTACTTTCACAACCGGCGCTCCAACCGCGACTACTACCGCCACCGCAGCCGGGTGTTGCAGAAGCGGCACCTGGATAGCCGGTACCGCTATCGATCTGAATCCCGGGTGAACCGGGATCATCTGAGCACCCGCCGGGGTACGAGCCGCTACGCTCCGCGAAGCCGCGACCAGGGAACAGACAAACGTTACCGGGGCAATCACTATCCCGTTTCCAGCAGCAGAACCATTAAGCGCTCCCGCTTGGCTCCAAAGAGTTATTCAGAGAAAGGCTCCAGCCGGGTGGTACGCAAGTCGACAATCAGCCGCTCGAGTTCGAAACGGAGTACGTCTGTAGGGCGTTCATCAGGCAGCCGTTCCCGGTCCGTTTCCCGGTCCGTTTCCCGGTCCGGATCCGCCAAAAAAACGGCTCGCAGCCGCAGAAAGTAAGGACCCTCCAGGGCGGACCGGATCCCTCCCCCGGCCCGCCCTGATCCTTCCCCAATATGAACCCGGGTGACGACTCTATGGTGTCGACTCTATGGTTGACCGGGGTTCTTTTTTTTGATATAATTATTTTTTAACCAATCCAACCCTGGAGAAAAACAATGGAGCATCTGACCAAAGATACGTTTATTGAAAAGGTATTCGATTATGAGAATAGCAAGGAATGGCAATT
Coding sequences within:
- a CDS encoding peptidase translates to MTYCRSLITWVAILLLFPTAGFAEVAEVIDDARIKDSCTIITVGRLASADGSVMTSHTCDSNYRTWIEFVPGGTHKPGEKTAIYKGSMHNFFAGDKRVIKKLGEIPQVPRTFRFLNTAYPCMNEHQLGMGESTFNGRKELKSDKGIFQIEELQRIALERCRTAREAIRLIGRLIEEYGYCDSGECITIIDPNEAWQMEILGPGKDKLGGVWAAQRIPDDHVGVSANISRIAELDLDNPDYFMASENVFKLAEKNKWWDPKKEPFKFYKAYGDSYSGKPFTIREYWVFSRLAPSLNLDFNADELPFSVKPEKPVSLQKMVELFKADYEGSEYDMTRNLMVTQKDRKSGEEETVKSPAVNAWMSRHMRTLLNTLKEDVVVRHRPIAVEYCAYHTIVQARGWLPDDLGGRVWFGLDNPAMTVKVPLYMGMEAVLPSYKVGSQEKFRRDSATWAFRRVAKLAMIRWDLCRELVEKTMREYEQKADREVPRLEADYMELYPTDPRAANRLLTQYSHQFADALVNRYWDLGDHLWNFYARGF